From the Teredinibacter turnerae T7901 genome, one window contains:
- a CDS encoding ABC transporter ATP-binding protein — protein MTDTHHSIPALQITDLRKTYGEGFEALKGISLDVAPGDFFALLGPNGAGKSTTIGILCSLVKKTSGTVKIFGHDIDRAFSQAKQALGVVPQEFNFNMFENVLDIVVNQAGYYGLPKPLALERAEIYLKKLGLWDKRATQARGLSGGMKRRLLIARALVHEPKLLILDEPTAGVDIELRRSMWEFLREINEAGTTIILTTHYLEEAETLCRNVAIINHGELIENTSIKSLLKQLNTETFVLDVREKILSVPQITGYTFTQVDESSLEVTLESGTPINPMFASLQQAGVDVVSMRNKSNRLEELFVELVGQQQSSEVAE, from the coding sequence ATGACAGATACCCATCATTCCATTCCCGCGTTACAAATTACCGATCTCAGAAAAACCTATGGCGAAGGCTTCGAGGCGCTGAAAGGCATATCTCTCGATGTCGCTCCCGGCGATTTTTTCGCATTGCTCGGCCCCAACGGGGCAGGGAAGTCGACAACTATTGGTATTTTGTGTTCGCTCGTTAAAAAAACGTCGGGCACCGTTAAAATTTTTGGTCACGATATCGATCGTGCGTTCTCTCAAGCCAAACAGGCGTTGGGGGTGGTGCCGCAAGAATTTAATTTCAACATGTTCGAAAACGTGTTGGATATTGTTGTGAATCAGGCAGGCTATTACGGTCTGCCAAAACCACTCGCGCTTGAGCGCGCGGAAATTTATTTGAAAAAACTGGGCCTCTGGGACAAGCGCGCTACCCAGGCCCGCGGTTTGTCTGGTGGCATGAAGCGGCGGTTACTCATTGCTCGCGCGTTGGTGCATGAACCCAAGCTGCTCATCCTGGATGAGCCCACCGCCGGTGTGGATATTGAGCTACGACGCTCGATGTGGGAATTCTTGCGGGAGATAAATGAAGCGGGTACCACCATTATTCTCACTACGCACTATTTAGAAGAAGCGGAAACGCTTTGTCGCAATGTGGCGATAATTAACCATGGTGAGCTGATTGAGAACACCAGCATAAAAAGTCTGTTAAAGCAATTGAACACTGAAACCTTCGTGCTCGACGTTCGCGAAAAAATCCTGTCGGTTCCGCAAATTACCGGTTACACCTTCACGCAAGTGGATGAGTCATCACTCGAAGTGACTTTGGAAAGCGGTACCCCGATTAACCCAATGTTCGCGAGTTTGCAGCAGGCGGGCGTTGACGTTGTGAGTATGCGCAATAAATCCAATCGCTTGGAAGAGTTGTTCGTGGAGTTGGTGGGGCAGCAGCAGAGTTCGGAGGTAGCAGAATGA
- a CDS encoding adenylate/guanylate cyclase domain-containing protein, which translates to MPGTKTPVTEKLAADFSLRQNDIRTLICFAAAGTVTVHMQWPHVELLDALIVLLILGYAIASYLWLRRRVYDEKREKIFDNVMTADAVIIGLVLGLSDFSILPSILFVTMVQFNSLINGGARKWMIDNLAFIGGVGLTLLISEPKWVLSDKLEISIVSLIGIFTYFCAYAIFVHSRIHKLDLLNKKLLNEQTLYKLRTYKLARYLTPTVWKAINEGREQSLASERKRITVFFSDIRGFSSLTEELEAETLTDILNTYLTEMVNIATKHRGTIDKFMGDAVMVIFGDTQSEGLKSDCIRCLAMAIDMRKKMKELQTRWYNQGIKKPLQIRMGINTGYCTVGSFGTNHYMDYTVLGTHVNLASRLESAAAPGEILISHETWCLVKDVIMCRDKGEIKAKGFSHPIKVYQVVDFRKDLGRLQSYFEENAEGFSMHMDLEKIKNYDKNRVLAVLQRATDRLQDKVIK; encoded by the coding sequence ATGCCCGGAACTAAAACACCGGTTACTGAGAAACTGGCTGCTGACTTTTCGCTTCGTCAGAACGACATTCGCACGCTCATCTGTTTTGCAGCCGCGGGCACAGTGACAGTACATATGCAATGGCCGCATGTGGAACTGTTGGACGCACTCATCGTTCTGCTAATACTAGGCTATGCCATTGCCAGTTATCTGTGGCTACGTCGCCGGGTATATGACGAGAAGCGCGAAAAAATATTCGATAATGTGATGACCGCCGATGCGGTGATAATAGGCCTGGTGCTGGGCCTGTCCGATTTCAGTATTCTGCCATCAATACTGTTCGTGACCATGGTGCAGTTCAACAGCCTTATTAATGGCGGCGCACGAAAATGGATGATCGACAATCTCGCTTTTATTGGCGGGGTAGGGCTAACGTTATTAATTAGTGAGCCCAAATGGGTGCTTTCCGACAAGCTTGAAATTAGTATCGTTAGTTTGATCGGTATTTTTACCTATTTCTGCGCTTACGCGATATTCGTCCATTCGCGAATCCACAAGCTAGATCTTCTCAATAAAAAACTGCTTAACGAGCAAACGCTGTACAAGTTACGTACCTACAAACTTGCACGCTACCTTACGCCAACCGTTTGGAAAGCCATCAACGAAGGGCGTGAACAATCACTTGCGTCGGAACGCAAACGCATCACCGTGTTCTTTTCGGATATTCGCGGCTTCAGCTCGCTGACTGAAGAACTCGAAGCAGAAACTCTTACCGATATTTTAAACACCTATCTCACAGAAATGGTCAACATCGCCACCAAACATCGCGGGACCATCGATAAGTTTATGGGCGACGCCGTAATGGTAATTTTTGGTGACACACAAAGCGAAGGCCTCAAATCGGATTGCATTCGCTGTCTGGCCATGGCCATTGATATGCGTAAAAAGATGAAGGAGTTGCAGACTCGGTGGTACAACCAGGGGATCAAAAAACCGCTCCAAATCCGTATGGGCATAAATACCGGATACTGCACGGTCGGCTCATTTGGCACAAATCACTATATGGACTACACGGTTCTCGGGACCCACGTTAACCTCGCGAGCCGGCTGGAATCTGCCGCAGCCCCGGGAGAGATCCTGATATCACACGAAACCTGGTGCCTGGTGAAAGACGTCATCATGTGCCGCGACAAAGGTGAAATCAAAGCGAAAGGGTTCAGCCACCCGATTAAAGTGTATCAAGTAGTGGATTTCCGCAAAGATCTGGGGAGACTTCAGAGTTACTTCGAAGAGAACGCAGAGGGGTTCTCGATGCACATGGATCTCGAGAAAATCAAAAATTACGATAAAAACCGCGTCCTTGCGGTATTACAGCGAGCGACAGATCGCCTGCAAGACAAAGTCATTAAATAG
- the queF gene encoding NADPH-dependent 7-cyano-7-deazaguanine reductase QueF (Catalyzes the NADPH-dependent reduction of 7-cyano-7-deazaguanine (preQ0) to 7-aminomethyl-7-deazaguanine (preQ1) in queuosine biosynthesis), with translation MSDHADTLLGKDTTYPEHYDPALLQPIPRERSRETMVRGDLPFTGVDIWTAYELSWLDSSGKPHVAVGEFWVPADSSAIIESKSLKYYLNSLNQHRFATREQARQAIAGDLSEAAGGEVQVTLFDIDDYSNVGTLPGTCVDTLDAPVYVYQPDASLLKFVDQPGEQQQLFSHLLKSNCPVTGQPDWATVWVQCSGLTLVPESFLAYVVSFRGHQDFHENCVERIFTDLMAGGKLQDLAVYARYTRRGGLDINPLRFSGAQDPEALEQLVSKRIARQ, from the coding sequence ATGAGTGATCACGCAGATACTTTATTAGGCAAAGATACGACTTACCCGGAGCATTACGATCCGGCACTGCTACAGCCGATTCCTCGTGAACGTTCTCGCGAGACAATGGTTCGCGGCGATTTGCCGTTCACCGGGGTCGACATTTGGACAGCTTATGAATTGTCCTGGTTGGATAGCTCCGGTAAGCCACATGTCGCGGTTGGTGAATTTTGGGTGCCGGCGGATAGCTCGGCTATTATTGAGTCGAAATCGTTAAAGTATTACCTCAACTCCCTCAATCAGCACCGCTTTGCGACGCGAGAGCAAGCAAGGCAGGCGATAGCAGGGGACCTTTCTGAGGCGGCCGGTGGTGAGGTTCAGGTAACGCTGTTCGATATTGATGACTACAGCAATGTGGGCACCCTTCCGGGTACCTGTGTCGATACCCTGGATGCTCCTGTGTACGTTTATCAGCCCGACGCCAGTCTGCTGAAGTTTGTCGATCAGCCTGGCGAGCAGCAGCAACTCTTTAGCCATTTACTGAAAAGCAACTGTCCGGTAACCGGGCAGCCGGATTGGGCAACAGTGTGGGTTCAATGCTCGGGTTTAACGCTGGTGCCGGAAAGCTTTTTGGCTTATGTGGTGTCATTTCGCGGCCATCAAGACTTTCATGAAAATTGCGTTGAACGCATCTTTACGGATTTAATGGCTGGCGGCAAATTGCAGGATCTCGCCGTCTATGCGCGCTATACCCGCCGAGGGGGATTGGACATTAATCCGCTGCGGTTTAGTGGTGCGCAGGATCCGGAAGCGCTGGAGCAGTTGGTATCCAAGCGGATAGCGCGACAGTAG
- a CDS encoding DNA-3-methyladenine glycosylase I has protein sequence MIKFATLYETAILHKGGEASVKALLPGCKSPAQLRAQSDAFYLDTMSLRIFRAGLKHELVDNKWPAFQQAYHGFDPFYCAMLSDEDIEQLMANRGLIRHLGKIKSVRENAQWLREIASEHGGFGQWLADWPAENLVELWAVMKKHGRQLGGMSGPYFLRMAGRDTFLLTQDVCAVLVAQGVVTKTPSSKAELRAVQQAFNVWQEESGRPFCEISRIVAMTALG, from the coding sequence GTGATTAAATTCGCCACCTTGTACGAAACCGCTATTTTGCACAAAGGCGGGGAAGCGAGTGTGAAGGCGTTGTTGCCAGGGTGCAAAAGCCCCGCGCAACTGCGTGCACAGAGTGATGCGTTTTATCTGGACACTATGTCTTTGCGTATTTTTCGCGCGGGCCTTAAGCACGAGCTGGTGGATAACAAGTGGCCAGCGTTCCAGCAGGCTTACCACGGCTTCGATCCTTTTTACTGCGCTATGTTAAGCGATGAGGATATTGAGCAGTTGATGGCCAATCGCGGTTTGATACGACATCTCGGCAAAATAAAATCTGTGCGCGAGAATGCCCAGTGGCTGCGCGAGATTGCCTCGGAACACGGAGGCTTCGGTCAATGGCTGGCGGACTGGCCAGCAGAAAATCTCGTCGAGTTGTGGGCCGTCATGAAAAAACACGGCCGACAGTTAGGCGGTATGTCCGGGCCATATTTTCTGCGGATGGCAGGGCGAGACACCTTTCTGCTCACTCAGGATGTATGTGCTGTGCTGGTCGCTCAGGGCGTCGTCACTAAAACTCCCAGCTCGAAAGCGGAGCTAAGGGCGGTACAGCAGGCATTTAACGTCTGGCAAGAGGAAAGCGGGCGCCCGTTCTGCGAGATCAGCCGTATCGTGGCGATGACGGCACTAGGGTAG
- a CDS encoding ABC transporter permease: MNAAQQLIAYKTIVRKEIRRFMRIWVQTLIPPVITMALYFVIFGSLIGSRIGDMGGFDYMAFVVPGLIMMAIINNSYSNVVSSFYSAKFTKSIEELQVSPTPNYIILLGWVSGGVLRGLAVGSIVTLISMFFTKLHIHNPLVTIAVIVLTSVLFSIAGMINAIYANSFDDISIIPTFVLTPLTYLGGVFYSIDLLPEFWQGVSKLNPVLYMVNAFRYGILGVSDVSVGAAFAGIITFLILMFGFCLYLLNYGKKLRT; encoded by the coding sequence ATGAACGCAGCTCAACAGTTGATTGCGTATAAAACTATAGTGCGCAAAGAAATTCGCCGGTTTATGCGTATCTGGGTGCAAACATTGATCCCGCCCGTAATTACCATGGCGTTATATTTTGTAATTTTTGGCAGCCTTATTGGGTCGCGCATTGGCGATATGGGTGGTTTTGACTACATGGCGTTTGTAGTTCCGGGTTTGATTATGATGGCAATCATCAATAATTCTTACTCGAATGTAGTGTCCTCGTTTTATTCGGCGAAATTCACCAAGAGCATTGAAGAGCTACAAGTGAGCCCCACACCCAACTATATTATTTTACTGGGCTGGGTGTCTGGCGGGGTGCTGCGCGGCCTTGCGGTTGGTAGTATTGTGACATTGATCTCTATGTTCTTCACCAAGCTGCATATCCACAACCCACTTGTGACGATTGCCGTTATTGTGCTGACGTCGGTGCTATTTTCCATTGCCGGGATGATCAATGCGATCTACGCAAATTCATTCGATGATATTTCCATCATTCCGACATTCGTGCTCACGCCACTAACCTATTTGGGCGGTGTTTTTTATTCGATCGATCTACTGCCCGAATTCTGGCAGGGAGTGTCCAAACTCAACCCGGTGTTGTACATGGTTAACGCGTTTCGCTATGGCATTCTCGGAGTGTCTGATGTGAGTGTGGGCGCAGCTTTCGCGGGAATAATTACCTTCCTGATTCTTATGTTCGGGTTCTGCTTATACTTGCTGAACTACGGCAAAAAGCTACGTACTTAA